A DNA window from Polyangiaceae bacterium contains the following coding sequences:
- a CDS encoding AgmX/PglI C-terminal domain-containing protein, giving the protein MTQQPYQTPGGAQRPGQMTAVMRAVALSGPKVLRIGLVQGGRIIEERIIKQRTHVTIGPSEKSMFVIATQNVPPNFRLFELVGNEYHLNFLDGMTGRIALPTGISDLSVLKGQARRTPQGAYQVRLTEDSRGKVVVANTTILFQFVTPPPVQPKPQLPVSVTSGATSIDWGTTMIAAFSFLLHFLAIGAIYSDWLDPVIDDEVNVAGLVDSVKALPPPPPVEEAEVDPDANAEKAEKAEAPKKAAAAGGGAKGSGGKAGGAMSGAQAAALSQELDQLEMATLGALSSEGPATAGVLKGGEVPTSALDAAAASGAGVSAGGPGSLRLGGGGGPIRPGTGAGSGLAGLANTGKGAGTGGSGEAKKVAGPKGSASVGGAAVSGGTVSNASRVVAGMRAGFRACYNRGLSENPDAQGSVRLTIRVGPGGEVQSVGAAASGNLPGSVVSCVRARASAAQFDPPEGGSAVIQVPVSFVKQ; this is encoded by the coding sequence ATGACTCAACAGCCCTACCAGACGCCCGGCGGTGCCCAGCGCCCCGGACAAATGACGGCAGTGATGCGCGCCGTTGCACTTTCGGGACCGAAGGTGCTGCGCATCGGGCTGGTACAGGGCGGTCGCATCATCGAAGAGCGCATCATCAAGCAGCGCACTCACGTGACGATCGGGCCGAGCGAAAAGAGCATGTTCGTCATCGCGACCCAGAACGTGCCGCCGAACTTCCGCTTGTTCGAGCTGGTGGGCAACGAGTATCACCTGAACTTCCTGGACGGCATGACCGGCCGCATCGCGCTGCCGACCGGTATCTCGGACTTGAGCGTGCTCAAGGGGCAGGCGCGACGCACCCCGCAGGGCGCCTATCAGGTGCGCCTCACCGAAGACTCGCGCGGCAAGGTCGTCGTCGCCAACACGACGATCCTGTTCCAGTTCGTCACGCCGCCGCCGGTGCAACCCAAACCGCAGCTGCCCGTGAGCGTGACCAGCGGTGCCACCAGCATCGACTGGGGCACCACGATGATCGCGGCGTTCTCGTTTCTGCTGCACTTCCTCGCCATCGGCGCCATCTACTCCGATTGGCTCGACCCGGTCATCGACGACGAAGTGAATGTCGCGGGCCTGGTGGACTCGGTGAAGGCGTTGCCGCCGCCGCCCCCTGTGGAAGAGGCGGAAGTGGACCCTGACGCGAACGCGGAGAAGGCTGAAAAAGCCGAGGCGCCGAAGAAGGCAGCTGCTGCGGGAGGTGGCGCCAAGGGATCCGGAGGCAAGGCGGGTGGAGCCATGTCCGGTGCGCAAGCCGCGGCGTTGTCCCAAGAACTCGATCAACTGGAGATGGCGACCTTGGGCGCACTCTCCAGCGAAGGCCCTGCGACCGCGGGCGTGCTCAAGGGTGGCGAGGTTCCGACCAGCGCTCTCGATGCGGCTGCGGCGAGTGGCGCGGGTGTGTCTGCCGGCGGCCCCGGTAGTCTGCGACTTGGTGGTGGTGGCGGTCCCATTCGTCCCGGCACTGGCGCAGGCAGTGGCCTCGCCGGACTCGCCAACACGGGCAAGGGTGCGGGCACCGGTGGTTCGGGTGAAGCAAAGAAAGTCGCCGGACCCAAGGGTAGCGCCAGCGTCGGTGGTGCTGCGGTCAGCGGCGGTACCGTGAGCAACGCGTCCCGCGTCGTCGCGGGGATGCGCGCCGGTTTCCGTGCTTGCTACAACCGCGGACTGTCGGAGAATCCCGACGCGCAAGGCAGCGTTCGCCTCACCATCCGCGTTGGACCGGGCGGTGAGGTGCAGAGCGTGGGCGCGGCAGCGAGCGGCAACCTCCCAGGATCCGTCGTCAGCTGCGTGCGAGCGCGTGCTTCGGCCGCCCAGTTCGATCCGCCCGAGGGCGGCAGCGCCGTGATTCAGGTGCCCGTCAGTTTCGTGAAGCAGTAG
- a CDS encoding tetratricopeptide repeat protein, with protein MHRSWAPLAVAVLLGLGSVACGGKQKDSNLPTGTRVDTPSTGGPGAVYSPGGQQYAVTDAPSSGEAATNRPRMNAQAQASYQAGMSAFQAGDLQGARQQFTQATESDPKAYQAFYSLGVVKERLGEVSGAMSSYQKAVSVVPDYEPAIVGYAVLAARSGKGGEAESFLNSKAAKMPKSAAVPAAMAEVKSIQGDSAEAQKYAREALKKNPDYRPAMIVIARDHYRRRRLDLALYTLQAVLDGFGDENPARDKDNAEARLLRALIYKEQGNRKGAMEDFEAAMKTRPDLVEAQVHLASYHLEAGNATTAAQLLETALKYDKNNVLARLNLGDAYRLLGKTTEAKKELEWVVSKDPQLAEVHYNLGLLYLFSASVPGVSEGQAVDKAISEFETFKKMKPRAKPGEKDDTDELITRAKTKKAIIDSKAAEKPKPAASSGATSGGSTGSMPDSGAKK; from the coding sequence ATGCACAGATCTTGGGCGCCACTCGCCGTGGCCGTGCTGCTCGGACTCGGCAGCGTGGCTTGCGGTGGCAAGCAGAAGGACAGCAATCTGCCCACGGGCACCCGCGTGGACACGCCGAGCACAGGTGGCCCCGGCGCGGTCTACAGTCCGGGTGGGCAGCAGTACGCGGTGACCGACGCGCCGTCGAGTGGCGAGGCGGCAACGAATCGGCCGCGGATGAACGCGCAGGCGCAGGCTTCCTACCAGGCGGGGATGTCTGCCTTCCAGGCCGGCGACTTGCAGGGCGCCCGACAGCAGTTCACGCAGGCTACGGAGTCGGATCCGAAAGCGTATCAGGCCTTCTATTCCCTCGGAGTCGTCAAGGAGCGCCTCGGCGAGGTCAGCGGCGCGATGTCGTCCTACCAGAAGGCCGTGAGTGTAGTTCCGGACTACGAGCCAGCGATCGTCGGCTACGCAGTATTGGCTGCGCGCTCGGGCAAAGGCGGCGAGGCGGAGTCCTTCCTCAACTCCAAGGCGGCAAAGATGCCGAAGAGCGCGGCGGTCCCCGCCGCCATGGCCGAAGTGAAGAGCATCCAGGGCGACAGCGCTGAGGCGCAGAAGTACGCGCGCGAAGCCCTCAAGAAGAACCCGGACTATCGCCCAGCGATGATCGTGATCGCGCGCGATCACTACCGCCGTCGCCGCCTCGACCTGGCGCTCTACACGCTTCAGGCGGTCCTTGATGGTTTCGGCGACGAGAACCCGGCGCGAGACAAGGACAACGCCGAGGCACGGCTGCTGCGCGCGCTGATCTACAAAGAACAGGGCAACCGCAAGGGTGCGATGGAGGACTTCGAAGCGGCCATGAAAACGCGCCCCGACTTGGTCGAGGCACAGGTTCACTTGGCCAGCTACCACCTGGAAGCGGGCAACGCCACGACTGCGGCGCAATTGCTCGAGACTGCTCTCAAGTACGACAAGAACAACGTGCTGGCGCGCTTGAATCTGGGTGACGCCTATCGCCTGCTGGGAAAGACGACCGAGGCAAAGAAGGAACTCGAGTGGGTGGTGAGCAAGGATCCGCAGTTGGCCGAGGTTCACTACAACCTCGGGCTGCTCTACTTGTTCAGTGCCTCGGTGCCTGGAGTGTCCGAGGGGCAGGCAGTGGACAAGGCGATCAGCGAGTTCGAGACTTTCAAGAAGATGAAGCCGCGCGCGAAGCCAGGTGAGAAGGACGATACGGACGAGTTGATCACGCGCGCCAAGACGAAGAAGGCGATCATCGATTCCAAGGCTGCGGAGAAGCCGAAGCCCGCTGCCAGCAGCGGCGCGACCAGTGGCGGCTCGACGGGATCGATGCCAGACTCAGGAGCAAAGAAGTGA
- a CDS encoding tetratricopeptide repeat protein has translation MRRFRARLTAVGALLTLLSVPGLASALSSSDARGRAQLSVQAVERELPNVQSAAKRVRQTRLTPAQRVAAGDILYHNKDYARAIDTFSQVVELHRQGKADANAHADGLFFLAESYFASKQLLSARRHYVEVLDKAGQGPYAKYAGRSVSRLVDVSLRTGTLEKLDDVFAKLNQLPGSDASGSLQYARGKLLFAKKEYDAAKSAIGAVAAGSPYNHQAQYLLGVVMVKQATPEAPSAEAAATDQPEIVQPGTEATTPAMRARYAAAIEQFRRVTRLKADTTAHRHVVDLAWMAIGRLFYESDNFLDAAEAYSHVDRTSPEFSTMLYELAWVYVRLGDYQRAQRALEVLSITDPESLRLADGSLLRADLMLRSGQFDKALTLYRSVRSRFDPIREQVDTFLKEVTDPAVYYDRLVDSEGVSEGAGGNLSPVVVQWAREEAENDRAFAVIDDVSASRDLIRRSRRLILKLNAVLGAPTRFRAFPELQASMEATLGLLNRTGVARLTLAQGMDDEAGSAGGELAQVRAERRSLMKRMGFLPVTAGDFAQREAAGERQWNRVGQKIQRLELEADRLQALINGLRRVLKDGSRFGVTSDANSRVRFQAEIEANERDLESYRKRIKEYRDAVDMGRVQIGFGDQRFVEDDRVRRRFRQVFAREVALVAAGQDSASAAAYAKGIGDLLARADRVEDSLEGTKSRLEREAEERSRGLKEAVDREVANIEKYAGDLDELDQQARLLIGEVAMKNFGLVRDRLKSVVLRADVGIVQQAWEVREEQRHRVRNLQRERAREEQNLNDELREVLDDAGGDQ, from the coding sequence ATGCGTCGATTCCGCGCCCGCCTCACGGCGGTCGGCGCGCTCCTGACACTCCTGTCGGTGCCAGGGCTTGCTTCTGCGCTCAGTTCGAGCGATGCGCGCGGCCGCGCCCAGCTGTCCGTGCAGGCAGTCGAACGCGAGTTGCCCAACGTGCAGAGCGCGGCCAAGCGCGTCCGCCAGACACGGCTCACACCCGCCCAGCGCGTCGCCGCCGGCGACATCCTCTATCACAACAAGGACTACGCCCGCGCCATCGACACCTTCTCGCAAGTCGTGGAACTTCACCGGCAGGGCAAGGCCGACGCCAACGCGCACGCCGATGGACTCTTCTTCCTCGCGGAGAGCTATTTTGCGTCGAAGCAGCTCCTCTCTGCGCGTCGCCACTACGTAGAGGTGTTGGACAAAGCGGGGCAGGGCCCCTACGCGAAGTACGCTGGCCGCTCGGTCAGCCGCTTGGTGGACGTGAGCCTCCGCACCGGCACCTTGGAGAAGCTGGACGACGTCTTCGCCAAGCTCAATCAGTTGCCCGGCTCGGACGCGAGTGGCTCGCTGCAATACGCCCGAGGCAAACTCTTGTTTGCCAAGAAGGAATACGACGCAGCCAAGAGCGCGATCGGTGCAGTAGCCGCCGGCTCGCCGTACAACCACCAGGCGCAGTACCTGCTTGGCGTGGTGATGGTGAAGCAGGCGACTCCCGAGGCACCCAGCGCCGAGGCCGCCGCAACGGATCAGCCCGAGATCGTGCAACCGGGCACGGAGGCGACAACGCCCGCCATGCGCGCGCGATACGCTGCAGCTATCGAGCAGTTCCGCCGAGTCACTCGGCTGAAGGCCGACACCACCGCTCATCGCCACGTCGTGGACTTGGCCTGGATGGCCATCGGGCGGCTCTTCTACGAGTCCGACAACTTCCTCGATGCCGCCGAAGCCTACAGCCACGTCGATCGCACGAGCCCCGAGTTTTCCACGATGCTCTACGAGCTCGCCTGGGTGTACGTGCGTCTGGGCGACTATCAGCGCGCGCAGCGGGCGCTCGAGGTTCTCAGTATCACTGACCCAGAGAGCCTCCGCTTGGCGGACGGTTCTCTGCTCCGTGCGGACCTGATGTTGCGGAGTGGTCAGTTCGACAAGGCGCTGACTCTGTACCGGTCCGTGCGTAGCCGCTTCGACCCGATTCGTGAGCAGGTCGACACCTTCTTGAAGGAAGTGACCGACCCAGCCGTCTACTACGACCGACTGGTGGATAGCGAAGGTGTCAGTGAGGGTGCCGGTGGGAACCTCTCGCCGGTGGTAGTGCAGTGGGCTCGCGAAGAGGCGGAGAACGATCGCGCCTTCGCCGTCATCGACGACGTGTCCGCCTCTCGGGATCTGATCCGTCGATCCCGGCGCCTGATCTTGAAGCTCAATGCTGTCCTCGGCGCGCCGACGCGGTTCCGGGCATTCCCCGAGCTACAGGCCTCCATGGAGGCGACCTTGGGTTTGCTCAATCGAACGGGCGTGGCCCGATTGACCTTGGCGCAAGGCATGGACGACGAGGCCGGCAGCGCAGGGGGCGAACTGGCCCAGGTCCGAGCCGAGCGACGCTCTTTGATGAAGCGAATGGGCTTTTTGCCGGTGACCGCTGGGGATTTTGCCCAACGCGAAGCGGCGGGGGAGCGCCAGTGGAATCGAGTGGGGCAGAAGATCCAGCGCCTGGAGTTGGAGGCGGATCGGCTTCAAGCGCTGATCAACGGGTTGCGCCGGGTGCTCAAGGACGGCAGCCGCTTCGGAGTGACCTCGGACGCCAATAGTCGCGTCCGCTTTCAAGCCGAGATCGAGGCCAACGAGCGTGACCTCGAATCGTACCGCAAGCGCATCAAGGAGTATCGCGATGCCGTCGACATGGGCCGCGTGCAAATCGGCTTCGGGGATCAGCGCTTCGTGGAAGACGACCGCGTGCGGCGGCGCTTTAGGCAGGTGTTCGCGCGCGAGGTTGCGCTGGTCGCGGCGGGACAAGACAGCGCCAGCGCGGCGGCCTATGCCAAAGGCATCGGCGATCTTCTCGCGCGGGCCGACCGGGTCGAAGACTCCCTGGAAGGGACCAAGTCCCGGCTCGAACGTGAAGCGGAAGAGCGAAGTCGCGGACTCAAGGAGGCGGTGGATCGCGAAGTCGCGAACATCGAGAAGTACGCTGGAGATCTGGACGAACTCGATCAGCAAGCTCGCTTGCTGATCGGCGAAGTAGCGATGAAGAACTTCGGCTTGGTGCGGGACCGCCTCAAGAGCGTGGTGCTCCGCGCGGACGTGGGGATCGTGCAGCAGGCGTGGGAGGTCCGCGAAGAGCAGCGGCACCGCGTCCGCAATTTGCAGCGCGAACGCGCGCGCGAGGAACAGAACTTGAACGACGAGCTTCGAGAAGTGCTCGATGACGCAGGAGGTGACCAGTGA
- a CDS encoding RNA polymerase sigma factor, with protein sequence MGASRGNATDEMLMVRYQRGDRDAFAEIVRRYKGPIYNFVYRQVKNPEAAEDLTQDAFLRVVQNASEFKHEARFSTWLYTIARNLSVDQLRKAKHRRHPSLDQPAGASTEGRPLGEAVADAHHSASVERVASSNQMRERIVAAVDSLPDDQREVFLLREVGNLPFKEIAEVVGVGENTVKSRMRYALERLKQALCEFEEYARALR encoded by the coding sequence ATGGGGGCCAGCCGCGGAAACGCCACCGACGAAATGCTCATGGTTCGCTACCAGCGTGGCGACCGTGACGCGTTCGCGGAGATCGTTCGCCGCTACAAGGGACCCATCTACAACTTCGTGTACCGTCAAGTGAAGAACCCTGAAGCCGCCGAAGACCTGACGCAGGACGCGTTCTTGCGGGTCGTGCAGAACGCCAGCGAGTTCAAGCACGAGGCGCGCTTCTCCACGTGGCTATATACGATTGCGCGCAACCTGAGCGTCGACCAACTGCGCAAAGCCAAGCACCGCAGGCATCCTTCCTTGGACCAACCTGCGGGTGCGAGCACCGAGGGTCGACCCCTCGGCGAGGCCGTGGCGGATGCTCACCATAGTGCCAGCGTGGAGCGCGTCGCCAGCAGCAACCAGATGCGCGAGCGCATCGTCGCTGCGGTGGACTCCCTTCCCGACGATCAGCGCGAGGTGTTCCTACTGCGGGAAGTGGGGAACCTACCATTCAAAGAGATCGCCGAGGTCGTTGGTGTCGGCGAGAACACCGTGAAGAGTCGAATGCGCTACGCGCTGGAGCGCTTGAAGCAAGCACTCTGCGAGTTCGAGGAGTATGCGCGCGCACTGCGCTGA
- a CDS encoding TIGR02266 family protein has protein sequence MNDGDEREELSDDDRRAADRVDVVWSVDCETEDTFLYASITNISQLGIFVRTAQPLMVGTRVTLRFAPPGVAEPFVLTGVVQWVNPLRVLAENLNPGMGIRFIDLTAADRERIVQAIHTIAYVREAAKN, from the coding sequence GTGAACGACGGGGACGAACGCGAAGAGCTGAGTGACGACGACCGCAGGGCGGCCGATCGCGTCGACGTCGTTTGGTCCGTCGACTGCGAAACCGAAGACACCTTTCTGTACGCGTCGATCACCAACATCTCCCAGCTCGGGATCTTCGTGCGCACTGCTCAGCCGCTGATGGTCGGCACCCGCGTGACGCTCCGCTTCGCGCCGCCGGGCGTGGCGGAGCCTTTCGTGCTCACGGGCGTGGTGCAGTGGGTCAATCCGTTGCGCGTGCTGGCGGAGAATCTCAACCCGGGCATGGGCATCCGTTTCATCGATCTGACCGCTGCCGATCGCGAGCGAATCGTGCAGGCGATTCACACGATCGCCTACGTGCGCGAAGCGGCGAAGAACTGA
- a CDS encoding glycosyltransferase family 39 protein, translating to MTTRTSSPPSRRLSGLVLLALVVVIMAASLFGPIASSGIWDPHELQVADLSRRIALTLLGGGPDLALVDAENGVPTLGDLARGQLPFTSVALGFRLFGLHEWAGRLPLALWGLLGAAATYTLVARLADRIAGAFAVLSLVTMPLYFLHARTMLGDIVPMSALAIASLGLALAVFDDSLSIARRLAWVLVGLLGLGAGYAARGALLGVATPALGVGLAHLVTSTRGSAPGRRALGAFSLLVGVAAFAFGVRALGQAEAEPTRFIAAVGAQLAPPRQMPTFEAVIHYLGHGLFPWSAVVPFCVGRVLRPPPGAEATEIDRQAGLRATLLLVAAVALFVHGLLAPKIGMLPYLGVFALAGMVGVTFRDYERGAPPSRALAMGVAALAVLLYTDFKNFPEKGLSAFVVEGARFPDSFKESATRLIKYGTVAMSGLFFVAFLERGSKERRLRDDEVRAYFDALRTTAKGNVWFSLLVAEAALAGYALLAFLSQRYLHLKQFEGMSPAARGLASYGFLALPVLVLVVPPAAILGRDLARWALDLLPWSRARVALLSVVAFGGAMSLGYYPALAAQISPKEVFDAYRRLAAPGEQLGILGVGSGSANYYAGRDAPSFGTAPQAFEWLVGEPNERRWLVLRSSDLAQLNSSFRGRANPPQNLPVLDARSSEILLASNRLASGQANANPFAPWLPVEEPKPTRPLTHNLGGQLDVLGWDVTTRDGSPVASVVPRKPYDFRIYYKVVAPISGNWETFIHIDGFQRRYNGDHKTLEGRYPFHLWRAGDFVVDIHPFSLEPNFTPGDYSVFFGLFIGNRRLDVKRGRHNDNRVEAGTLRID from the coding sequence ATGACAACGCGGACAAGCTCCCCCCCCTCGCGACGGCTCTCGGGGCTCGTGCTTCTTGCGCTAGTCGTGGTCATCATGGCAGCGAGCCTGTTTGGGCCCATCGCGTCCAGCGGCATCTGGGATCCCCACGAGCTGCAGGTTGCGGATCTGTCTCGTCGCATCGCTCTGACGTTGCTGGGCGGCGGGCCGGACCTGGCACTGGTCGATGCGGAAAACGGCGTTCCCACCCTGGGCGACTTGGCACGGGGTCAGCTGCCCTTCACTTCCGTCGCGCTCGGTTTTCGCCTCTTCGGCTTGCACGAGTGGGCAGGACGGCTGCCTCTCGCGCTTTGGGGCCTGCTCGGTGCGGCCGCGACCTACACCCTCGTCGCACGCCTGGCCGATCGAATCGCCGGCGCTTTTGCCGTGCTTTCGCTGGTCACGATGCCGCTGTACTTCCTGCACGCCCGCACGATGCTCGGCGACATCGTGCCGATGAGTGCGCTGGCAATCGCGAGCTTGGGATTGGCGCTGGCTGTCTTCGACGACTCGCTCTCGATCGCGCGCCGCCTCGCGTGGGTCTTGGTGGGTCTTCTCGGGCTAGGGGCGGGCTACGCAGCCCGCGGTGCCCTCCTGGGCGTGGCGACGCCCGCGCTCGGCGTCGGCCTGGCTCATCTCGTGACGAGTACGCGCGGCAGCGCCCCGGGCCGACGGGCGCTCGGCGCGTTCAGCCTGTTGGTCGGCGTTGCGGCCTTCGCCTTCGGTGTACGCGCGCTCGGCCAGGCCGAGGCGGAACCCACGCGCTTCATTGCGGCGGTCGGGGCGCAACTCGCTCCTCCGCGCCAGATGCCAACCTTCGAGGCGGTGATTCACTACCTAGGTCACGGCCTGTTCCCCTGGAGTGCGGTAGTCCCGTTCTGTGTGGGCCGCGTGCTGCGCCCGCCACCAGGAGCCGAGGCCACCGAGATCGATCGCCAAGCGGGACTGCGCGCGACGCTCCTGTTGGTCGCGGCGGTCGCGCTCTTCGTTCATGGGTTGCTCGCCCCGAAGATCGGCATGCTGCCCTACCTGGGTGTGTTCGCCCTGGCGGGAATGGTTGGCGTGACTTTTCGCGACTACGAGCGCGGTGCGCCCCCATCCCGAGCTTTGGCGATGGGGGTCGCCGCGCTCGCGGTGCTGCTCTACACGGACTTCAAGAACTTCCCCGAGAAGGGACTGAGCGCATTCGTGGTCGAGGGCGCACGCTTCCCCGATAGCTTCAAGGAGAGCGCGACGCGGTTGATCAAGTACGGCACCGTAGCCATGAGCGGGCTCTTCTTCGTCGCGTTCCTCGAGCGCGGTTCGAAGGAACGTCGGCTGAGAGACGATGAGGTAAGGGCCTACTTCGATGCGCTGAGAACCACCGCCAAAGGAAACGTTTGGTTCTCTCTGCTGGTGGCTGAGGCTGCACTTGCCGGCTACGCGTTACTGGCGTTCCTCTCGCAGCGATACCTGCACTTGAAGCAGTTCGAGGGGATGAGCCCGGCTGCGCGGGGGCTGGCGAGCTACGGCTTCCTGGCACTTCCCGTCCTCGTACTGGTGGTACCCCCTGCTGCGATTCTCGGACGCGACCTGGCGCGTTGGGCGCTCGATCTCTTGCCCTGGTCGCGCGCGCGCGTCGCGCTGCTGTCCGTCGTGGCGTTCGGTGGCGCGATGAGCCTGGGCTACTACCCGGCTCTGGCAGCACAAATCTCGCCGAAAGAGGTATTCGATGCGTATCGGCGACTGGCCGCTCCCGGTGAGCAGCTTGGGATCTTGGGGGTAGGTTCGGGCAGCGCGAACTACTACGCGGGGCGCGATGCTCCTAGTTTTGGCACCGCCCCGCAGGCGTTCGAGTGGCTGGTGGGCGAGCCCAATGAACGTCGCTGGCTCGTGCTCCGGTCGTCGGACCTCGCGCAGCTCAACAGCTCTTTCCGTGGTCGCGCGAATCCGCCGCAAAATCTCCCGGTGCTCGACGCTCGTTCGAGCGAGATCCTGTTGGCATCCAATCGCCTCGCTTCCGGTCAAGCCAACGCGAACCCCTTCGCGCCGTGGCTGCCGGTGGAAGAACCGAAGCCCACGCGCCCGTTGACCCACAACTTGGGTGGGCAGCTCGACGTATTGGGCTGGGACGTGACGACTCGGGATGGAAGCCCTGTTGCCTCCGTCGTTCCGCGCAAGCCCTACGATTTCCGCATCTACTACAAGGTCGTGGCGCCCATCTCCGGAAACTGGGAGACCTTCATCCACATCGACGGCTTCCAACGCCGCTACAACGGCGACCACAAGACGCTCGAGGGGCGCTATCCCTTCCATCTCTGGCGCGCTGGTGACTTCGTCGTGGACATCCATCCCTTTTCCCTCGAGCCCAATTTCACCCCTGGTGACTACTCGGTGTTCTTCGGGCTGTTCATCGGCAACCGCCGGCTGGACGTGAAACGCGGGCGCCACAACGACAACCGCGTCGAGGCCGGCACGCTTCGCATCGACTGA
- the era gene encoding GTPase Era, with protein sequence MRFGSVALVGRSNVGKSTFLNAVLGEPLAIVSSVPQTTRDALLGIVHRADAQIAFLDTPGLHRPRSELGRRMNAAANEAVRGADVILMMTDLPRHVAQPGALLARDEPVFQQLPAAVPAVLAINKVDLWRNKAALLPVLVAYTERHAFTAVVPISVRQNDGVDAVLDALTPLLAEGPAAYESDELTNRPTAFFVREYVREQVLEHTRREVPHAVAVSVDAIEEGRGKMVIRATIHVEKAGQQRIVVGRGGETIKTIGTAARKRIESLTGQKVYLELFVRVSPQWKDVPRQLAELGYDSKPTEGADGSGFGGD encoded by the coding sequence ATGCGTTTCGGTAGCGTCGCCCTCGTCGGCCGGTCGAACGTCGGTAAGTCGACGTTCCTCAATGCTGTGCTGGGCGAACCGCTGGCCATCGTCTCGTCGGTTCCGCAAACGACTCGCGACGCCCTGCTCGGCATCGTCCATCGTGCCGATGCTCAGATCGCCTTCCTCGACACCCCCGGGCTCCACCGGCCTCGCTCCGAGCTGGGACGACGGATGAACGCGGCGGCCAACGAGGCGGTCCGCGGTGCCGACGTGATCTTGATGATGACGGACCTGCCACGTCACGTAGCGCAGCCCGGCGCGCTGCTGGCGAGAGACGAGCCGGTGTTCCAGCAGCTGCCCGCGGCAGTTCCCGCGGTGCTTGCCATCAACAAGGTCGACCTGTGGCGGAACAAGGCAGCATTGCTTCCGGTCCTGGTCGCGTACACCGAGCGCCACGCCTTCACCGCGGTGGTGCCCATCAGCGTGCGCCAGAACGATGGCGTCGACGCCGTGCTGGATGCTCTCACTCCGCTTCTCGCCGAAGGACCCGCCGCCTACGAGTCCGACGAACTCACGAATCGCCCCACCGCATTTTTCGTCCGCGAGTACGTGCGTGAGCAGGTTTTGGAGCACACCCGGCGGGAGGTTCCCCACGCGGTAGCCGTGAGCGTGGACGCCATCGAAGAGGGTAGAGGCAAGATGGTGATTCGCGCCACCATCCATGTCGAGAAGGCTGGGCAGCAGCGCATCGTCGTGGGTCGAGGCGGCGAGACCATCAAGACGATCGGGACCGCAGCTCGCAAGCGCATCGAATCCCTGACCGGCCAAAAGGTATACCTGGAGCTCTTCGTGCGCGTTTCGCCGCAGTGGAAGGACGTGCCGCGGCAGCTGGCAGAACTGGGCTACGACAGCAAGCCGACCGAGGGAGCAGACGGTAGCGGGTTCGGAGGCGATTGA